The following coding sequences lie in one Capnocytophaga stomatis genomic window:
- a CDS encoding electron transfer flavoprotein subunit beta/FixA family protein codes for MKILVCISSVPDTTSKINFTDENRKFDSNGVQFIINPNDEYGLTKAIILKEKLGASITLINVGTAETEPTLRKAFALGADDIVRINAVASDGFFVASQIAKIAKEGSYDLIITGKESIDYNGGMVGGMVAAILDYPFVNKCTSLEIDGNSVSAEREIDGGKEKISAKLPVVIAGQKGLVHEKDLRIPNMRNLMAARTKQIMVVEAENSENKTETVGFEKLPAKQPVKMISSDNLDELINLLHNEAKVI; via the coding sequence ATGAAGATATTAGTATGTATAAGTAGCGTTCCTGACACTACTTCAAAAATAAATTTCACGGATGAAAATCGTAAATTCGATTCCAATGGCGTTCAATTCATTATCAACCCTAACGATGAATACGGGCTTACTAAAGCTATTATTCTTAAAGAAAAACTTGGAGCTTCCATCACTTTAATTAATGTTGGAACTGCCGAAACAGAACCCACTTTGCGAAAAGCTTTTGCCCTTGGTGCTGATGATATTGTACGCATCAATGCTGTTGCTTCTGACGGATTTTTTGTAGCTTCACAAATTGCTAAAATTGCAAAAGAAGGAAGTTACGACCTGATTATCACGGGAAAAGAATCTATCGACTACAACGGCGGAATGGTAGGCGGAATGGTTGCAGCCATTTTAGATTATCCTTTTGTGAACAAATGCACAAGTTTGGAAATTGATGGAAATTCCGTATCTGCTGAACGTGAAATTGATGGCGGAAAAGAGAAAATTTCTGCAAAACTTCCTGTTGTTATCGCCGGACAAAAAGGTTTGGTACACGAAAAAGATTTGCGTATTCCAAATATGAGAAATCTTATGGCTGCCCGAACCAAACAAATCATGGTTGTAGAGGCTGAAAATTCAGAAAACAAAACGGAAACTGTTGGTTTTGAAAAACTTCCGGCTAAGCAACCTGTAAAAATGATTTCTTCTGACAATTTGGATGAACTAATCAATCTTTTGCATAACGAGGCAAAGGTAATATAA
- a CDS encoding electron transfer flavoprotein subunit alpha/FixB family protein produces the protein MSILIYADSENGKLKKSAFEVASYAKAIADKQSTSVTAVVINTDYVTSLGNYGVNKVIRIKDEKLNHFSPKSYSSVLKQVAEKENSQIIILSSSSNSKAIAPFVAIALQAGCVSNVISLPEDSDNFNVKSNIFSNKAISTTKITTAKKVISLAGNAYGLKENPANVSVEDFFPSLAENDFDITVNSTEKNSGKVSLDDASIVVSGGRGLKGPENWGMIEELAEVLGAATACSKPVADMDWRPHEEHVGQTGKPIATNLYIAIGISGAIQHLAGVNASKVKVVINTDENAPFFKAADYGIVGDAFEVVPKLIEKLKAFKE, from the coding sequence ATGTCAATATTAATATATGCCGATTCCGAAAATGGAAAATTGAAAAAATCTGCTTTTGAGGTAGCTTCTTACGCGAAAGCCATCGCAGATAAGCAAAGTACATCTGTCACTGCTGTTGTAATAAACACTGACTACGTTACTTCTTTAGGAAACTACGGAGTGAATAAAGTAATACGCATCAAAGATGAAAAATTAAATCACTTTTCACCGAAATCGTATTCATCTGTATTAAAGCAAGTTGCAGAAAAAGAAAATAGCCAAATCATTATCTTGAGTTCTTCTTCCAATTCAAAAGCAATAGCTCCGTTTGTGGCTATTGCATTGCAGGCTGGCTGTGTTTCAAATGTAATTTCACTTCCTGAAGATAGTGATAATTTCAATGTTAAAAGCAATATTTTCTCAAACAAAGCCATCAGCACAACAAAAATCACCACGGCTAAAAAAGTAATCAGCTTGGCTGGAAATGCTTACGGATTGAAAGAGAATCCTGCAAACGTTTCTGTGGAAGATTTTTTTCCCTCATTGGCAGAAAATGATTTCGACATTACGGTAAACAGCACTGAAAAAAACAGTGGAAAAGTTTCTTTAGATGATGCTTCTATCGTTGTTTCAGGCGGAAGAGGATTAAAGGGACCTGAAAACTGGGGAATGATTGAGGAACTGGCTGAAGTTCTGGGAGCTGCAACCGCTTGCTCAAAACCCGTTGCCGATATGGATTGGCGTCCTCACGAAGAACACGTAGGGCAAACAGGAAAGCCAATTGCAACCAATTTGTATATTGCTATCGGAATTTCAGGAGCTATACAACACTTGGCTGGCGTAAATGCTTCAAAAGTGAAAGTTGTTATCAACACCGACGAAAACGCTCCTTTTTTCAAGGCTGCCGATTATGGCATTGTTGGTGATGCTTTTGAAGTAGTTCCAAAATTGATTGAAAAATTAAAAGCTTTTAAAGAATAA
- the hemC gene encoding hydroxymethylbilane synthase codes for MTKIIRIGTRDSELALWQAHTVKSKLEELGYQTEIISVKSDGDLVLDKPLYEMGITGIFTKTLDVAMITGKVDIAVHSMKDVPTSLPKGIVQKAVLKRANVHDILVYKNNLDFLQTEATIATGSLRRKAQWLHKFPSHKVENLRGNVNTRLQKLQENDWDGAVFAAAGLERINKKPENYITLDWMIPAPAQGAMVVVVNEEDTFSCEAVSKLNDLHTDICTHIEREFLKTLEGGCTAPIGAFAQIKEGEILFEGALFSLDGREKVYVCERTDEKDFENFGKRCAEKVLNSGGKEIMQQLINRSS; via the coding sequence ATGACAAAAATAATCCGTATTGGAACTCGTGATAGTGAGCTTGCCCTTTGGCAGGCTCATACTGTTAAAAGCAAATTGGAAGAATTAGGCTACCAAACAGAAATAATTTCTGTAAAATCAGATGGTGATTTGGTGCTGGACAAGCCTTTGTACGAAATGGGAATTACAGGCATTTTTACCAAAACTCTGGATGTGGCGATGATAACAGGAAAAGTGGATATTGCCGTACATAGTATGAAAGATGTACCAACTTCATTACCAAAGGGAATTGTGCAAAAAGCCGTTTTGAAAAGAGCTAATGTACACGATATTTTGGTGTATAAAAACAATTTAGATTTCCTGCAAACAGAAGCTACTATCGCCACCGGAAGTTTACGCAGAAAGGCACAATGGTTGCACAAATTCCCTAGTCATAAAGTTGAAAATTTGCGAGGAAATGTGAACACGCGTTTGCAAAAATTGCAAGAAAATGATTGGGACGGAGCTGTTTTTGCAGCTGCAGGATTGGAAAGAATTAACAAAAAACCTGAAAATTACATTACTTTGGATTGGATGATTCCTGCTCCGGCACAAGGGGCGATGGTTGTGGTTGTAAATGAGGAAGATACTTTTTCTTGTGAAGCGGTTTCAAAATTAAATGATTTACATACAGATATTTGCACGCATATAGAACGTGAATTTTTAAAGACTTTAGAGGGAGGATGTACAGCCCCAATCGGTGCGTTTGCTCAAATTAAAGAAGGAGAAATTCTTTTTGAGGGAGCTTTATTTTCTTTGGACGGAAGAGAAAAAGTGTACGTTTGTGAAAGAACAGATGAGAAAGATTTTGAAAATTTCGGAAAAAGATGTGCTGAAAAAGTTCTTAATTCTGGAGGAAAAGAAATAATGCAACAACTTATCAACAGAAGTTCGTAA
- the hemA gene encoding glutamyl-tRNA reductase, which translates to MNQYSVSKNKSFYCIGLSYKKADASMRGLFSLSAENKGLLLDKAKSENIEELLVISTCNRTELYGYAEHPFQLIQLLCEFSNGSVNDFQNVGFVFKNRDAVQHLFQVGTGLDSQILGDFEIIGQIKQSFSLSREKGLANSFLERLLNCVINASKRIKNETMLSSGAASVSFAAVQYILKNVPDVSNKNILLFGVGKIGRNTCENLIKHTQNKHITLINRTREKAEQVAGKFDLVVKNYDDLKSEIEKTDVLVVATGAPQPTVYKELIPENKEILILDLSIPKNVNEDVQEISGVTLIHMDALSKLTDEALERRKEAVPDALNIIEEVKAEFFQWLDSRKFAPTIQALKSKLESLKLAELDFQRKKIQDFNEQQAEIISSRIIQKITTHFVNHLKDSQASEESINWMQQVFQLEVVEG; encoded by the coding sequence ATGAATCAGTACAGTGTTTCTAAAAATAAAAGTTTCTATTGCATTGGGCTAAGCTATAAAAAGGCTGACGCTTCGATGCGAGGTTTGTTTAGCTTATCTGCTGAAAATAAGGGACTTTTGTTGGATAAGGCAAAAAGCGAGAACATTGAGGAACTTTTGGTTATCTCAACGTGTAATCGTACTGAGTTGTACGGATACGCCGAGCATCCTTTTCAATTGATTCAGTTACTTTGCGAATTTTCAAATGGTTCGGTTAATGATTTTCAAAATGTAGGCTTTGTGTTCAAAAATCGGGATGCAGTGCAACATTTGTTTCAAGTAGGAACAGGGTTGGATAGCCAAATATTAGGTGATTTTGAAATTATAGGTCAAATAAAGCAAAGTTTCTCACTTTCAAGAGAAAAGGGATTGGCTAATTCTTTCTTGGAGCGTCTTCTTAACTGCGTAATTAATGCCAGTAAACGAATCAAAAACGAAACAATGCTTTCTTCCGGTGCCGCTTCGGTTTCTTTCGCTGCGGTACAGTACATTTTAAAGAATGTTCCTGACGTTTCAAACAAAAATATATTGCTCTTTGGAGTAGGTAAAATCGGGCGTAACACTTGTGAAAATTTGATTAAACATACTCAAAATAAGCATATTACACTTATTAATAGAACCAGAGAGAAAGCCGAGCAAGTAGCGGGAAAATTTGATTTGGTTGTAAAAAATTATGACGATTTAAAGTCGGAAATTGAAAAAACGGATGTGCTTGTAGTTGCTACGGGGGCACCTCAACCTACTGTTTATAAGGAACTTATTCCTGAAAATAAGGAAATACTTATTTTGGATTTGTCCATTCCGAAAAACGTAAATGAAGACGTTCAGGAAATTTCGGGAGTAACTCTAATTCATATGGATGCTCTTTCAAAACTTACGGATGAAGCCCTTGAACGCAGAAAAGAAGCCGTACCTGATGCCCTGAATATTATTGAGGAGGTAAAGGCTGAATTTTTCCAATGGCTTGATAGTAGGAAGTTTGCACCAACTATTCAGGCTTTGAAATCAAAATTGGAAAGCTTGAAATTAGCAGAGTTGGATTTTCAACGTAAAAAAATTCAAGATTTCAATGAACAGCAAGCTGAAATAATTAGCAGCCGAATTATTCAAAAAATAACTACACATTTTGTAAATCATTTAAAAGATTCACAAGCATCGGAAGAAAGTATCAATTGGATGCAACAAGTATTTCAGTTAGAAGTAGTTGAAGGATAA
- a CDS encoding AraC family transcriptional regulator produces the protein MENLKLLFSKNTAESTSDVLIIDKDIIFIKTENDTHENIEFKKEINQNFIQIHFNIKGLSHFLFNEGHYKIPLNNERMLLLYNPQKVLPLHQVTAPKSQIISLLISIHKFHSLFSSEAGYIDFLSLENKDKKYYNEDSISPAMMVVLHQMLHANFQRNLQPLYMKAKVYELLALYFNRSNEADIEQCPFLADEESISKIHRAKEIIINHMAEPPSLQELANEIGLNIKKLKEGFKQIYGDSVYAFLFDYKMEVARKMLESKELNINEVSIKVGYSTPSHFIAAFKKKYGITPKKYLMKTER, from the coding sequence ATGGAAAATTTGAAGCTTCTATTTTCAAAAAATACCGCAGAAAGTACCTCAGATGTACTTATCATTGACAAGGATATTATCTTCATCAAAACGGAAAATGATACTCACGAAAATATTGAATTTAAAAAAGAAATTAATCAGAATTTTATTCAAATTCACTTCAATATCAAAGGATTATCTCATTTTTTGTTCAATGAAGGGCATTACAAAATTCCGCTTAACAACGAACGGATGTTACTGCTTTACAATCCGCAGAAAGTACTTCCGTTACACCAAGTTACGGCTCCGAAATCACAAATTATCTCACTTTTGATTTCAATTCATAAATTTCATTCTTTATTTTCAAGTGAAGCCGGATACATTGATTTTTTAAGTTTGGAAAACAAAGACAAAAAATATTACAATGAAGACAGTATTTCGCCTGCGATGATGGTGGTTTTGCATCAAATGTTGCACGCAAATTTTCAGAGAAATCTGCAACCTCTTTATATGAAAGCAAAAGTTTATGAATTGCTGGCTTTGTATTTCAATCGCTCCAATGAGGCTGATATTGAACAATGTCCGTTTTTGGCAGACGAGGAAAGTATTTCAAAAATTCATCGGGCTAAGGAAATCATTATCAATCATATGGCTGAACCGCCAAGCCTGCAAGAATTAGCCAACGAAATAGGATTGAATATCAAAAAACTAAAAGAAGGCTTCAAACAAATTTATGGCGATTCGGTTTATGCTTTTTTGTTTGATTACAAAATGGAAGTCGCTCGAAAAATGTTAGAGAGTAAAGAACTAAATATCAATGAAGTAAGTATAAAGGTAGGATACAGTACTCCAAGTCATTTCATTGCCGCTTTCAAAAAGAAGTACGGAATCACTCCGAAAAAATATTTGATGAAAACCGAAAGATAA
- a CDS encoding aspartate aminotransferase family protein, with amino-acid sequence MTQKSDFLKYQAQTSPSPMLLEVSHAKGSYIYTTDGKKYLDFVAGVSACTLGHCHPKVVKAIQNQAETYMHVMVYGEYVQKPAVDFCKLLAEYLPENLDTTYLVNSGTEAIEGSVKLAKRATGRTQMIAAKNAYHGNTQGSMSLMGYEERKQPFRPLIPDVDFIEFNNEADIQKITHRTAGVVLESIQGGAGFIEPQNDYLLKVKKRCEEVGALLIIDEIQPGFGRTGKLFGFQNYGFVPDIIAIGKGMASGMPVGAFVSSHKLMKLLSHSPKLGHITTFGGNPVIAAASLATLQELLSTDLMKQTLEKEKLFRKYLQHPLIESINGKGLMLAVIVKSAEIANHVVLYSQDKGLIVYWLLFETRAVRLSPPLTLSEEEIKEGCDIIIEALNDWQQKNS; translated from the coding sequence ATGACACAAAAAAGCGATTTTTTAAAATATCAGGCTCAAACATCGCCCTCTCCAATGTTATTGGAAGTTTCTCACGCAAAAGGCAGTTACATCTACACTACGGACGGCAAAAAATATCTCGATTTTGTAGCGGGAGTTTCGGCGTGCACGCTCGGGCATTGCCATCCTAAAGTTGTAAAAGCTATTCAAAATCAGGCAGAAACCTATATGCACGTGATGGTTTATGGAGAATATGTTCAAAAACCCGCAGTGGATTTCTGCAAATTGTTGGCAGAGTATCTTCCTGAAAATCTGGATACTACCTATTTGGTAAATTCCGGAACGGAAGCTATTGAAGGTTCGGTAAAATTGGCAAAACGAGCCACCGGACGCACGCAAATGATAGCAGCGAAAAACGCCTATCACGGTAATACACAAGGCTCAATGAGCTTGATGGGATATGAAGAACGCAAACAGCCTTTCCGTCCGCTTATTCCTGATGTGGATTTTATCGAATTTAATAATGAAGCTGATATACAGAAAATTACGCATCGTACGGCGGGTGTGGTTTTAGAAAGTATTCAAGGCGGTGCAGGATTTATTGAACCACAAAATGATTATCTTCTGAAGGTTAAAAAACGTTGCGAAGAAGTGGGTGCGTTGCTTATCATTGATGAAATTCAGCCCGGATTCGGAAGAACAGGGAAACTATTTGGTTTTCAGAATTATGGCTTTGTTCCGGATATAATCGCAATAGGAAAAGGAATGGCAAGCGGAATGCCGGTTGGGGCTTTTGTTTCGTCTCACAAACTGATGAAATTGCTTTCTCACTCTCCAAAATTGGGGCATATTACCACTTTTGGCGGAAATCCGGTAATTGCGGCGGCATCATTGGCAACTTTGCAAGAACTTTTGTCCACCGATTTGATGAAGCAAACGTTAGAGAAAGAAAAATTATTCCGAAAATATTTGCAACATCCACTTATTGAGAGTATTAACGGGAAAGGATTAATGTTGGCTGTTATTGTGAAATCAGCAGAAATTGCCAATCACGTGGTGCTTTATTCTCAAGATAAAGGCTTGATTGTGTATTGGTTATTGTTTGAAACGCGTGCCGTTCGGCTTTCTCCGCCATTAACTCTAAGCGAAGAAGAAATAAAAGAAGGTTGTGATATTATTATCGAGGCTCTGAACGATTGGCAGCAGAAAAACTCGTAA
- a CDS encoding energy transducer TonB, translating to MKNLLFIIALSIISFQDFYAQETSDLASKEKEEKVYDETRPLDSFVLFTSCENVSRKEQEQCFKRNLDRIVETHFKYPEEAAKSKIQGRVNVTFRINTDGSITILDIYTRHKEFEYEARRIFSFIPKLIPARQDGKKVPLTFTYPIIFKL from the coding sequence ATGAAAAATCTTTTGTTCATCATTGCATTATCAATTATCTCATTTCAAGATTTTTACGCTCAAGAAACATCTGATTTAGCATCGAAAGAAAAAGAAGAAAAAGTTTACGATGAAACAAGACCTTTGGATAGCTTTGTTCTATTTACTTCTTGTGAAAATGTCTCAAGAAAAGAACAAGAGCAATGCTTCAAAAGAAATCTGGACAGAATTGTTGAAACTCATTTCAAATATCCTGAAGAAGCTGCTAAGTCAAAAATTCAAGGGCGTGTGAATGTAACTTTTCGTATCAACACGGATGGAAGCATTACCATTCTTGACATTTATACTCGTCACAAAGAGTTTGAATATGAGGCTCGTCGGATTTTCTCTTTTATTCCTAAATTAATTCCTGCAAGGCAAGATGGAAAAAAAGTGCCTTTGACCTTTACATATCCCATTATTTTCAAGCTGTAA
- a CDS encoding peroxiredoxin family protein produces the protein MKNYFLLIIIILLSFGTFAQNKNSFVLKGEIENLQKGDTLLVRPWTISEFEKVKNQTFIANQDNSFSLIIPTKHSQYYQLTHSNSKNSNERNTFVFFAKPGETISLTKKKDTHSSIKGGVYDIPLYARFANLFFLKEYEESNFSRKIKEAIKNNDDETANRLYEEYSKLQNDFTYHNLMDSIAKNVKDSEFAVLMYLTTSYSWDYQQGNAHHQQLHPKVKSSYYGKLFAQILKKEQKVSVSVQAPKFTLTSSTGKKVSLSDYKGKYLLMYYWTPLCGACISTRPEIDSIYEKYAKQLDVLSITPSPKETHLEQQAHLFETEGMKEKYLDPPFNKPWNLVFTSDEKNKKALEVYRLQAFPTLTLISPEGKILFKTYTDTQGLERVLAEHLL, from the coding sequence ATGAAAAATTATTTTTTGCTGATTATCATTATCTTATTAAGCTTTGGAACTTTTGCTCAAAACAAAAATTCTTTTGTATTGAAAGGAGAAATTGAAAATCTTCAAAAGGGAGATACTCTATTGGTTCGCCCTTGGACGATATCTGAATTTGAAAAAGTTAAAAATCAAACATTTATAGCAAATCAAGATAATTCATTTTCACTTATAATTCCCACCAAACACTCACAGTACTATCAATTAACTCATTCCAATTCAAAAAACAGTAACGAACGTAATACATTTGTCTTTTTCGCAAAGCCAGGAGAAACTATTTCTTTGACAAAGAAAAAGGATACTCATTCTTCAATAAAAGGAGGGGTTTACGACATTCCTCTGTATGCTCGATTTGCTAATCTTTTCTTCTTGAAGGAATACGAAGAAAGTAACTTTTCAAGGAAAATAAAAGAAGCAATCAAAAATAATGATGATGAAACCGCCAATAGGTTATACGAAGAATACAGCAAATTACAAAATGATTTTACCTATCACAACTTGATGGATTCCATTGCTAAAAACGTTAAAGATAGTGAGTTTGCCGTACTTATGTATTTAACAACCAGTTATTCTTGGGATTACCAGCAAGGGAATGCACATCACCAGCAGCTACACCCCAAAGTAAAATCTTCGTACTACGGAAAGCTTTTTGCACAGATTCTAAAAAAAGAACAAAAAGTGAGTGTTAGCGTACAAGCTCCAAAATTTACACTAACTTCCTCAACTGGGAAAAAAGTTTCTCTTTCGGACTACAAAGGGAAATATCTGCTTATGTACTATTGGACTCCACTGTGCGGAGCTTGCATATCCACACGTCCTGAAATAGATTCAATCTATGAAAAATATGCTAAACAATTAGATGTACTTTCTATCACGCCATCACCAAAAGAAACACATTTAGAACAGCAAGCCCATTTGTTTGAAACAGAAGGTATGAAAGAAAAATATCTTGACCCACCTTTTAACAAACCTTGGAATTTGGTTTTTACTTCTGATGAAAAAAACAAAAAAGCACTTGAAGTTTATCGATTACAAGCGTTTCCAACACTTACACTGATTTCACCTGAAGGAAAAATTCTTTTCAAGACATACACAGACACTCAGGGACTTGAACGCGTATTGGCTGAGCATCTATTGTAA
- a CDS encoding SWIM zinc finger family protein — MMEITQKKIEELAPNAEAAKKGRDLAKKNKFANLKISAEKNLIWGECAGSGKNPYYCSADYVDANNPVFRCNCPSRQFPCKHAIGLLYCYELDDKAFITADVPEDILSKREKIEKKQEKKAQEKESVKEKAEKPKKINKASFVKKIDTQLTGIELGQKILKDIVHTGLSSVDAKLQRTLQSQIKELGNYYIGGIQSGFNNLLLELENVTNEEYTNVVNQINYLSALLKKATDYLNQRKENPEGNPELDSAIEEQIGYVWKLIELMQYGLYEENAELVQLSFNSYDNEARREYVDEGIWLNLKTGKIYKTKNYRPYRATKYIKEDNSHFDILQIKDLYIYPGDQNPRIRWENGNFTERKITKTDLSNIISFSAKNYAEMIKSVKNTIKNPLMDKNPVVLISIDKAYLNGENLVVEDKNGNKLTLKDIENQQISSTTSLRTILPSNTEGFALTVMMNNDVQNGLLSAQPMSLITNDKIIRLLY; from the coding sequence ATTATGGAAATTACACAGAAAAAAATAGAAGAACTCGCTCCTAATGCGGAAGCAGCTAAAAAAGGACGCGATTTAGCAAAAAAGAACAAATTTGCCAACCTGAAAATTTCAGCAGAAAAAAACTTAATTTGGGGAGAATGTGCCGGAAGCGGAAAAAATCCGTATTATTGTTCGGCAGATTATGTTGATGCGAACAATCCCGTATTTCGCTGCAATTGCCCCAGTAGGCAATTTCCTTGCAAACACGCCATCGGGTTGCTTTATTGTTATGAATTGGACGATAAAGCCTTTATCACAGCCGATGTTCCTGAGGATATCCTATCGAAACGGGAAAAAATAGAGAAAAAACAAGAAAAGAAAGCCCAAGAGAAAGAATCTGTCAAAGAAAAAGCCGAAAAACCAAAGAAAATCAATAAGGCTTCCTTTGTAAAAAAGATAGACACGCAACTCACTGGCATTGAGCTGGGGCAAAAAATACTGAAAGACATTGTACACACGGGGCTTTCCTCTGTCGATGCCAAACTGCAACGTACCTTGCAATCACAAATAAAAGAACTTGGTAATTATTATATTGGGGGAATTCAATCTGGATTTAATAACTTGCTTTTGGAATTGGAAAACGTTACTAATGAGGAATATACCAATGTAGTAAATCAGATAAATTACCTATCTGCTTTACTGAAAAAAGCCACCGATTACCTCAACCAACGCAAAGAAAACCCCGAAGGAAACCCCGAGTTGGATTCTGCCATAGAAGAACAAATTGGCTACGTTTGGAAATTAATTGAGTTAATGCAATACGGATTGTACGAAGAAAATGCGGAATTGGTACAACTTTCATTCAACAGTTATGACAATGAGGCAAGGCGAGAGTATGTTGATGAAGGCATTTGGCTAAATCTGAAAACGGGAAAGATATACAAAACAAAGAATTATCGTCCGTACCGTGCCACAAAATACATAAAAGAAGATAATAGCCATTTTGACATATTGCAAATCAAGGATTTATACATTTATCCTGGCGACCAAAATCCGCGTATTCGTTGGGAAAATGGCAACTTTACAGAAAGAAAAATTACCAAAACAGACCTTAGCAATATCATATCATTTTCAGCTAAAAACTATGCAGAAATGATTAAATCTGTGAAAAATACAATCAAAAATCCTTTGATGGACAAAAATCCCGTGGTATTGATTTCCATTGATAAAGCCTATCTAAACGGAGAAAATTTGGTGGTAGAAGATAAAAATGGTAACAAGCTCACACTCAAAGATATTGAAAACCAACAAATATCCTCAACCACCAGCCTGAGAACCATTTTACCTTCAAATACGGAAGGTTTTGCTTTAACGGTTATGATGAATAATGATGTGCAAAATGGGCTACTTTCAGCACAACCAATGTCGCTGATAACAAATGATAAAATCATCCGATTGCTATACTAA